One part of the Streptomyces lienomycini genome encodes these proteins:
- a CDS encoding cyclic nucleotide-binding domain-containing protein: MLNRIPTALQRISQRCTSFIHPWEYSVRAARRVTRIETVNKRTGEVNDFTVHSAASAAHGLWFRGGGFTTMGYAAHNALADANLSVSAYKLFHKMCALQNRKDHGLVLVESQTKFAEQVGMSQASVSRGLKQLASQGFIYPDGRNWRIRPDFVFNGNGAAQGQAVQSIPADAPDPYDRKRADLKIVDGQDDSGQA; this comes from the coding sequence GTGCTGAATCGCATCCCGACAGCGCTGCAACGGATCAGTCAGCGCTGCACGTCTTTCATTCACCCTTGGGAGTACTCTGTGCGTGCGGCCCGGCGAGTGACCCGGATCGAGACCGTGAACAAGCGGACGGGCGAGGTGAACGACTTCACCGTCCACTCGGCGGCCTCAGCCGCGCACGGCCTCTGGTTCAGGGGAGGAGGATTCACCACGATGGGATACGCGGCACACAACGCTCTCGCCGACGCGAACCTCAGCGTCAGCGCGTACAAGCTGTTCCACAAGATGTGCGCCCTCCAGAACCGCAAGGACCACGGCTTGGTCCTGGTGGAGAGCCAGACGAAGTTCGCCGAGCAGGTGGGTATGTCGCAGGCGTCCGTCTCGCGCGGCCTCAAGCAGCTCGCCTCTCAGGGTTTCATCTACCCTGACGGTCGCAACTGGCGCATCCGTCCAGACTTCGTCTTCAACGGCAACGGTGCGGCGCAGGGGCAGGCGGTGCAGAGCATTCCGGCCGACGCGCCTGATCCGTATGACAGGAAGCGCGCCGACCTGAAGATCGTCGACGGGCAGGACGACAGCGGCCAGGCCTGA
- the drmB gene encoding DUF1998 domain-containing protein: protein MTPPPARRRRRAAGDSAAPRLALPRRGSVRRSQMITTYGVGALIAVDNESFVVSGIDDAHQSWTLDEAPIIQEHRLAHLLGVRHFRLPPASDDTSKDGVRVRRFPLWHSCPSCQSLQHVRGFNPPPGKNVCTDCDDEPLVPSRFVMACEDGHLDDFPYWKWLHRKNREEGATGRCGGRMSMRFSGQSASLRSVLVSCTCGVPEVSMEGAFRRSALTDLGVRCEGRRPWLKDAPAEFCTQTPRTLQRGSSSVWQPVLKSALSIPPWSDGLAAKLSKHWDNLRVYSSRAEIEIYLKGAFPGDQSVSVDAVMNLLAAEQEEDSAQEAESDAAAVSRYQALRRQEYERLCAGNALRDKGREEQFVCEPPVSDAAALAPFGVGRPMLVKRLREVRALKAFTRIADPEASVEGHEAPLSLTPTDWLPAMEVHGEGVFVRLDEERLGAWADSEAVAERVEQMRTYHDRVLRERAGALEEAPTSPATPRMVLLHTLSHILINEWSLEAGYPAASLRERLYADDTMAGSLIYTATSDSAGSLGGLVAQGEPRRLVDTLGSALRRAQWCSADPLCMETETGGANGINRAACHACVLLPETSCEHGNGLLDRALLVGTPENPDLGFFAHALVL from the coding sequence ATGACCCCACCCCCCGCGCGACGCCGTCGTCGCGCCGCCGGCGACTCGGCCGCCCCACGCCTCGCTCTTCCCCGTCGTGGGTCCGTTCGCCGATCCCAGATGATCACCACGTACGGCGTGGGGGCGCTCATCGCGGTCGACAACGAGTCGTTCGTCGTCTCCGGCATCGACGACGCCCACCAGAGCTGGACCCTGGACGAGGCACCGATCATCCAGGAGCATCGTCTGGCCCACCTGTTGGGTGTAAGGCATTTCCGACTGCCCCCCGCGTCCGACGACACGAGCAAGGACGGTGTGCGCGTCCGCCGGTTTCCGCTGTGGCACTCGTGCCCGTCGTGTCAGTCCCTTCAGCACGTACGCGGCTTCAACCCGCCTCCCGGGAAGAACGTGTGCACGGACTGCGACGACGAGCCGCTCGTCCCGTCCCGATTCGTCATGGCCTGCGAGGACGGTCATCTCGACGACTTCCCCTACTGGAAGTGGCTGCACCGCAAGAACCGGGAGGAGGGGGCGACCGGGCGCTGCGGTGGCCGGATGAGCATGCGTTTCTCCGGGCAGAGCGCCTCGCTGCGCTCCGTCCTCGTCTCCTGTACGTGCGGTGTGCCGGAAGTGTCCATGGAAGGCGCCTTCCGCCGCTCGGCCCTGACGGACCTCGGGGTGCGCTGCGAGGGCAGACGGCCGTGGCTCAAGGACGCGCCCGCCGAGTTCTGCACGCAGACGCCGCGCACACTCCAGCGCGGTTCGTCGTCGGTCTGGCAACCGGTGCTGAAGTCGGCCCTCTCCATCCCCCCGTGGAGCGACGGCCTGGCCGCCAAGCTCTCGAAGCACTGGGACAACCTGCGTGTGTACTCGTCCCGCGCGGAGATCGAGATCTACCTCAAGGGCGCGTTCCCGGGCGACCAGTCCGTCTCGGTCGACGCCGTCATGAATCTGTTGGCAGCCGAGCAGGAGGAGGATTCCGCGCAGGAGGCGGAGTCGGACGCGGCTGCGGTGAGCCGCTACCAGGCGTTGCGCCGCCAGGAGTACGAGCGGCTCTGCGCGGGCAACGCGCTGCGGGACAAGGGGCGCGAGGAGCAGTTCGTCTGTGAGCCTCCGGTCTCGGACGCCGCGGCTCTCGCACCCTTCGGCGTCGGCAGGCCGATGCTGGTCAAGCGTCTGCGCGAGGTGCGGGCGCTCAAGGCCTTCACCCGCATCGCGGATCCCGAGGCCAGTGTGGAGGGCCACGAGGCGCCCTTGTCTTTGACGCCGACCGACTGGCTCCCGGCGATGGAGGTGCACGGCGAAGGGGTTTTCGTACGCCTCGACGAGGAGCGACTGGGCGCTTGGGCCGACTCGGAGGCGGTCGCTGAGCGAGTGGAGCAGATGCGCACCTATCACGACCGAGTGTTGCGGGAACGGGCCGGCGCTCTCGAGGAGGCTCCCACCTCGCCCGCGACGCCCCGCATGGTGCTGCTGCACACGCTGTCGCACATACTCATCAACGAGTGGAGTCTGGAAGCCGGATACCCGGCGGCTTCGCTCCGCGAGCGCCTCTATGCCGACGACACCATGGCCGGGTCCCTGATCTACACGGCGACCAGCGACTCCGCGGGAAGCCTCGGCGGTCTGGTCGCACAGGGCGAGCCCCGGCGACTGGTCGACACTCTGGGTTCCGCCCTGCGTCGTGCCCAGTGGTGCTCTGCCGACCCTCTGTGCATGGAGACGGAGACAGGTGGTGCGAACGGCATCAACCGTGCGGCCTGCCACGCGTGCGTCCTGCTGCCCGAGACCAGCTGCGAGCACGGCAACGGCCTGCTCGACCGGGCACTGCTGGTGGGCACGCCCGAGAATCCCGATCTGGGGTTCTTCGCTCACGCGCTCGTGCTCTGA
- a CDS encoding serine/threonine-protein kinase, whose product MEGELLGARYRLVQRLGEGGMGEVWEARDETLDRQVAVKVISLLAGGGSRGDEARARFLREARITARLQHPHVVTVHDLGQSDTQRGTVPFLVMELVRGEGLDAKLREGNVKLAEAALWGAQICEALGDAHAHGIMHRDIKPSNVLVRPDGTVKVLDFGVARAADPYATGDRLTQTGFIVGTPPYMAPEQARGYPETRSDLYALGCLLFELVTGRLPFQAPDSVGYLTAHLSQEPPVPSSVAADVPQAWDALLLKLLRKDPAERYGSAADVARALRELADAPEHEPTVTERLPETPSSSETRSTPKKAEAAGPWIAVAVWFLVVLVAATVTTVNLDEVEDGRDVASGAGVVAAATGGLTVWLAVRTRPHWRARLASPIRFLLPTAVFCPYAVVTVIAIVDDASTGRTNWDYWLTEGVVSTLILGSLLVVAASLTSRTGRGTRGIGYLLVGVNLGSVAGAVSGHLWVQYISPHWVPSAVSVSAVALYCTREITTRRAGSVVGPGRPVVK is encoded by the coding sequence ATGGAGGGCGAGCTTCTGGGGGCCCGGTACCGATTGGTCCAGCGTCTCGGTGAGGGCGGCATGGGCGAGGTCTGGGAAGCGAGGGACGAGACGCTGGACCGGCAGGTGGCCGTCAAGGTGATCTCCCTCCTCGCCGGCGGCGGAAGCCGTGGGGACGAGGCTCGCGCTCGCTTTCTGCGTGAAGCGCGGATCACCGCACGGCTGCAGCATCCGCACGTTGTGACCGTTCACGACCTCGGGCAAAGCGACACCCAGAGAGGCACCGTGCCCTTTCTGGTCATGGAGCTGGTGCGCGGCGAAGGGCTCGATGCCAAGCTCCGCGAAGGCAACGTCAAGCTGGCTGAGGCTGCCCTGTGGGGTGCTCAGATCTGCGAGGCGTTGGGTGACGCCCATGCTCACGGGATCATGCACCGGGACATCAAACCGTCCAATGTCCTCGTCAGGCCCGACGGGACGGTGAAAGTACTCGACTTCGGTGTCGCACGTGCTGCCGATCCCTACGCGACCGGGGACCGACTCACCCAGACCGGCTTCATCGTGGGCACGCCCCCGTACATGGCGCCGGAACAGGCACGGGGCTACCCGGAAACGAGAAGCGATCTGTACGCGCTCGGTTGCCTGCTCTTCGAACTGGTCACCGGCAGACTGCCGTTCCAGGCCCCGGACAGCGTCGGCTACCTCACGGCGCACCTGAGCCAGGAGCCACCCGTGCCGAGTTCCGTGGCCGCGGATGTGCCGCAAGCGTGGGATGCCCTGCTGCTCAAGCTGTTGCGCAAGGACCCCGCCGAGAGGTACGGGAGCGCAGCCGACGTCGCCCGAGCCCTGCGCGAGCTCGCGGACGCGCCCGAGCACGAGCCGACGGTCACTGAACGACTGCCGGAAACTCCGTCGTCGTCCGAAACCCGCTCGACTCCCAAGAAGGCGGAGGCGGCGGGACCCTGGATCGCGGTGGCCGTCTGGTTCCTTGTCGTGCTGGTGGCGGCCACGGTGACCACGGTCAACCTTGACGAAGTCGAGGACGGTCGCGACGTGGCCAGCGGCGCCGGGGTAGTCGCCGCCGCCACCGGAGGGCTGACCGTATGGCTTGCCGTGCGGACGCGACCCCACTGGCGGGCACGCCTGGCTTCGCCGATCCGGTTTCTCCTGCCGACGGCCGTCTTCTGCCCCTATGCCGTGGTGACCGTGATCGCCATTGTCGACGACGCTTCCACGGGCAGGACCAACTGGGACTACTGGCTGACCGAGGGCGTGGTGTCAACGCTCATATTGGGAAGCCTGCTGGTCGTGGCCGCGTCCCTCACCTCCCGGACGGGACGCGGAACCCGCGGAATCGGCTACTTGCTCGTCGGTGTCAACCTCGGGTCGGTAGCCGGCGCGGTCTCAGGCCACTTGTGGGTCCAGTACATCTCGCCGCACTGGGTCCCTTCCGCCGTGAGCGTGTCGGCCGTGGCGCTGTACTGCACGAGAGAGATCACCACGCGCCGGGCGGGTTCGGTGGTGGGGCCTGGAAGGCCTGTCGTCAAATGA
- a CDS encoding transcriptional regulator → MTRPTGNVRLKAARVAAGFNSQQDLADALSGHAKRMGIRGLSIGVRQVRRWESDNPPWPQPDCQRVLVQLLGQSLEALGFTPPWGSDGPSYGPGQSAPVPGAAATRRSTGVTGRRTAVSHLATVGADFQAVTRSHRRLYWSVAPADLHPAVEAHATLGCALLRDAAEPSRSVIAAALGETYLLAGRIEFFDLREPGLAHETLLLALQAAGEADAPLLGSAVIAHMAFIPGWVGDRDAARERMTAARTYARRTHASAEFLAWLDAVEAECETRCGDTRTALRLIGHAEDVLKDGNAHSSPEWMDWFSPARLAAFKGNTQLLAGHLPQARTTLLEALEAMAPGEEKQRSVIYGDLAAVEAASGNSEEACSHAGQALDQLALTWYATGMDRVRDVRRALTAHQNERCVRDLDDRLYDWSTTVSVLSR, encoded by the coding sequence GTGACCAGGCCGACGGGAAACGTCCGTCTCAAAGCGGCACGCGTGGCCGCCGGGTTCAACTCGCAGCAGGACCTGGCCGACGCCCTTTCGGGCCATGCGAAGCGCATGGGTATCCGTGGGCTGTCCATCGGAGTACGGCAGGTCCGGCGCTGGGAGTCCGACAATCCGCCGTGGCCGCAGCCGGATTGCCAGCGCGTCTTGGTGCAGTTGCTGGGCCAGAGCCTGGAGGCACTCGGGTTCACCCCGCCGTGGGGCTCCGACGGACCGAGCTACGGCCCCGGGCAGAGTGCGCCAGTACCGGGAGCGGCAGCTACCCGACGAAGTACGGGTGTTACAGGCCGGAGGACAGCAGTGTCCCACCTGGCAACCGTCGGGGCGGACTTCCAGGCGGTGACCAGGTCTCACCGGCGGCTTTACTGGTCGGTCGCACCGGCCGACCTGCACCCCGCCGTCGAAGCTCACGCCACTTTGGGCTGCGCCCTGCTCCGGGATGCTGCGGAGCCCAGCCGGAGCGTGATCGCCGCAGCGTTGGGGGAGACGTACCTCCTGGCGGGTCGGATCGAGTTCTTCGACCTGCGCGAGCCCGGCCTGGCTCACGAGACGCTGCTCCTGGCGCTGCAAGCGGCGGGCGAGGCCGATGCGCCCCTGCTCGGATCGGCGGTCATCGCGCACATGGCCTTCATTCCCGGCTGGGTTGGAGACCGTGACGCGGCACGTGAGCGTATGACCGCCGCACGCACCTACGCCCGGCGCACCCACGCATCGGCGGAGTTCCTGGCCTGGTTGGACGCCGTGGAGGCGGAGTGCGAGACCCGGTGTGGGGACACCCGCACGGCCCTCCGCTTGATCGGCCACGCCGAGGATGTTCTGAAGGACGGCAATGCCCACTCGTCACCGGAGTGGATGGACTGGTTCTCCCCGGCCAGACTCGCTGCCTTCAAGGGCAATACCCAACTCCTTGCCGGACACCTTCCGCAGGCTCGTACGACCTTGCTGGAGGCGCTGGAAGCCATGGCGCCCGGGGAGGAGAAGCAACGTAGCGTCATCTACGGCGATCTGGCAGCTGTCGAAGCCGCGTCCGGGAACTCGGAAGAAGCTTGCTCGCACGCCGGACAGGCCCTCGACCAACTGGCCCTCACCTGGTACGCGACCGGCATGGACCGAGTGCGAGACGTGCGACGCGCGCTGACTGCTCACCAGAACGAGCGGTGCGTCCGCGACCTGGACGACCGACTCTACGACTGGTCGACGACGGTCAGTGTGCTGAGTCGTTGA
- a CDS encoding DUF397 domain-containing protein, with protein sequence MNTDKDHLGDAGPLLTWIRSSHSNGAGGECVECAAEGDRILVRDTKIGGALVASVGATAWQAFTRAVRARSAPGTDL encoded by the coding sequence GTGAACACCGACAAAGACCATCTCGGTGACGCAGGGCCGTTGCTCACTTGGATCCGGTCGTCCCACAGCAATGGCGCGGGAGGCGAATGCGTCGAGTGCGCCGCCGAGGGCGATCGGATACTCGTGCGCGACACGAAGATCGGCGGGGCACTCGTGGCATCCGTCGGCGCTACCGCTTGGCAGGCCTTCACTCGCGCGGTGCGAGCAAGGTCTGCGCCCGGCACGGACCTGTAG
- the tgmB gene encoding ATP-grasp ribosomal peptide maturase — translation MAHTVLVVTALEDVTADWVIAALNERGVPVVRVDPADVGPRLAFGFRLGVDEPAWSGPLRTGSRDVDLGEIGAVYHRRPTPYGAGFAQLPSQQRAFAAAEARHGLGGVLHDLCSARYVNHPAAVARAEFKPGQLRRFVDLGLRIPTTLVTNDVVAAREFAETHAPVVCKSFRGLPTGEDGRAGAIWTQRVHSDDFDDSLSVTAHLFQAEVPKVGDVRITVVGGRVFAQRTTAPSGTLDWRCGDWNDLSHAPVVVPSAVETALHRYLAASDLVFGCFDFALTGDGSSPEDWWAIECNPNGQWGWLPDAPAITEAFADILSTEGIGSS, via the coding sequence ATGGCTCACACCGTTCTGGTGGTCACCGCCCTGGAGGATGTGACCGCTGACTGGGTCATCGCGGCGCTGAACGAGCGCGGGGTGCCCGTGGTGAGGGTGGACCCCGCCGACGTCGGGCCACGGCTGGCCTTCGGGTTCCGCCTCGGTGTCGACGAGCCCGCCTGGAGCGGGCCGCTGCGCACCGGGAGCCGGGACGTGGATCTCGGAGAGATCGGCGCCGTCTACCATCGGCGTCCCACTCCCTACGGCGCTGGATTCGCACAGTTGCCGTCTCAGCAGCGGGCTTTCGCCGCAGCGGAGGCGAGGCATGGCCTCGGCGGCGTCCTTCACGATCTGTGTTCCGCTCGGTACGTCAACCACCCGGCGGCTGTGGCCCGTGCGGAGTTCAAGCCGGGCCAACTCCGGAGGTTCGTGGATCTGGGGTTACGGATCCCTACGACCCTGGTCACCAACGATGTGGTGGCGGCTCGGGAGTTCGCCGAAACTCATGCGCCCGTCGTCTGCAAGTCCTTCCGGGGGTTGCCGACCGGTGAGGACGGCCGTGCCGGGGCGATCTGGACCCAGCGCGTCCACTCCGACGACTTCGACGACTCGCTCTCGGTGACGGCGCATCTGTTCCAGGCCGAGGTTCCGAAGGTCGGTGACGTACGGATCACCGTGGTCGGCGGACGTGTCTTCGCCCAGCGGACTACCGCACCGAGCGGGACTCTCGACTGGCGGTGCGGTGACTGGAACGACCTCTCCCACGCTCCCGTCGTCGTCCCTTCAGCCGTCGAAACCGCCCTGCACCGCTACCTGGCCGCCTCCGACCTGGTCTTCGGGTGCTTCGACTTCGCGCTCACCGGTGACGGGTCTTCTCCGGAGGATTGGTGGGCCATCGAGTGCAACCCGAACGGGCAGTGGGGCTGGCTCCCGGACGCGCCCGCGATCACCGAGGCCTTCGCCGACATTCTGAGCACGGAAGGAATCGGCAGCTCATGA
- a CDS encoding ATP-binding protein: MATNTHLVRLPYVVEFTAREEEVAALRHEVRTHLDTWGLRRLVDDAQLCVSELVANVVAHVGVGTPTTLSVGMNGTFLRIEVRDPDSRALPTLVAADVEAEGGRGMALVAAVTERWGVSLLGDGKVTWCEIATGPTSSGVPDGSHRVTRTEAMRGLYGVVGEEQVGRSVGLVGALRGEEAAIHIITDLLHWLAAHGRDADEVLDRAQVRFETEAHRTSWD, translated from the coding sequence GTGGCCACGAACACGCACTTGGTGCGCTTGCCGTACGTCGTCGAATTCACTGCCCGGGAAGAGGAAGTAGCCGCCCTGAGACACGAAGTGCGGACGCACCTGGACACCTGGGGGCTCCGACGCCTCGTGGACGATGCCCAACTCTGCGTGAGCGAGCTGGTGGCCAACGTCGTCGCCCATGTCGGGGTGGGGACCCCGACCACCCTGTCCGTAGGGATGAACGGCACCTTCCTGCGCATCGAGGTACGCGACCCCGACTCACGGGCGTTGCCGACGCTCGTCGCCGCCGATGTCGAGGCGGAGGGCGGCCGAGGCATGGCGCTCGTCGCGGCCGTCACCGAGCGCTGGGGTGTCAGCCTCCTCGGTGACGGCAAGGTGACCTGGTGCGAGATCGCCACAGGGCCGACCTCATCGGGGGTACCCGACGGCAGCCACCGGGTGACTCGCACCGAGGCGATGCGTGGTCTCTACGGAGTCGTGGGAGAGGAGCAGGTAGGACGGAGTGTCGGACTGGTGGGTGCGCTGAGGGGCGAGGAAGCGGCGATCCACATCATCACCGATCTTCTTCACTGGCTCGCTGCGCACGGCCGCGACGCGGACGAAGTGCTGGACCGTGCCCAAGTGCGCTTCGAGACCGAAGCGCACCGGACCTCCTGGGACTGA
- a CDS encoding helix-turn-helix domain-containing protein: MAGSPTARRRRLSIELKKLREKNSLTCAQVGAALDWSGSKVNRMETGSGRVQPSDVDVLCRFYETTEELREFLKSLARQAKTRSWWQIHGSGVPEWFSIYIGLEQDASTLRQYQCEVLPGLLQTEPYARELHTSGSYMPPEDIDRAVRVRLERQSMISAPDAPDCWFVVSEGAVRRVIGDRELMRAQLEHVLDAVQHPSVTLQVLPFDAGTCPTTGPFTVLGFPDPEDPDVVYRDGITDAMYLEGEPHIREYNRAFDELRAAALSPRRTMQLINSVMKESTR; encoded by the coding sequence GTGGCCGGGTCACCAACGGCACGTCGCCGACGGCTCTCCATCGAGCTGAAGAAGCTCCGGGAGAAGAACTCACTGACGTGCGCCCAGGTGGGGGCGGCGTTGGACTGGAGCGGTTCCAAGGTGAACCGCATGGAGACCGGCAGCGGCAGGGTCCAACCGTCCGACGTGGACGTTCTGTGCCGCTTCTACGAGACCACGGAAGAACTGCGCGAGTTCCTCAAGTCGCTGGCCCGACAGGCCAAGACACGCAGTTGGTGGCAGATCCACGGCTCGGGCGTGCCCGAATGGTTCTCCATCTACATCGGCCTCGAACAGGACGCCTCCACGCTGCGCCAGTACCAGTGCGAGGTGCTGCCCGGGCTACTGCAGACGGAGCCGTACGCCCGCGAACTTCACACGTCCGGCTCCTACATGCCGCCCGAGGACATCGACCGTGCGGTGCGAGTACGTCTGGAACGGCAGTCGATGATCAGCGCACCCGATGCTCCCGACTGCTGGTTCGTCGTGAGCGAAGGAGCGGTACGCAGGGTCATAGGCGATCGCGAACTGATGCGAGCCCAACTGGAGCACGTGTTGGACGCGGTACAACACCCGAGCGTGACGCTCCAAGTACTGCCGTTCGACGCCGGCACCTGCCCGACCACGGGCCCGTTCACCGTGCTGGGCTTCCCGGACCCGGAGGACCCGGACGTCGTGTACCGGGACGGCATCACGGACGCGATGTATCTGGAGGGCGAGCCTCACATCCGGGAGTACAACCGGGCCTTCGACGAGTTGCGGGCGGCAGCGCTGAGCCCGCGACGCACGATGCAGCTGATCAACAGCGTGATGAAGGAGTCGACACGGTGA
- a CDS encoding putative ATP-grasp-modified RiPP: protein MFTQEALDRAVSEWLARSGPSPEQARQEWATHGVALLPLGSRFAAVRLPARVVHAAVRSEDRDRVAVSLGKSLGGSIIYDRRVAGGTYYALIQGHAALVWPYDDIATCLGHGTYLGVPRIDRQQPPGTYWVVPPRYEGDLCAPRAITALVRDGQTQLAERTEQVGDLATPSCAKGSGQMTHMTAQAPWALRLVTNRVPVSPAPYSSVTLDPATQTARYTDAADHVVEMGKHGTSRTSGTASVSGGGDGQQPQPQSQDDTTTDYESD from the coding sequence GTGTTCACGCAGGAGGCTCTGGACAGAGCCGTTTCCGAGTGGCTGGCCCGCAGTGGTCCCAGTCCGGAGCAGGCTCGGCAGGAGTGGGCGACCCACGGTGTCGCGCTCCTCCCCCTCGGGAGCCGCTTCGCGGCTGTGCGCCTGCCCGCACGCGTCGTTCACGCGGCGGTGCGCTCCGAGGACCGCGATCGGGTCGCCGTGTCTCTGGGCAAGTCGCTCGGAGGCTCGATCATCTACGACCGACGAGTGGCGGGTGGCACGTACTACGCACTGATCCAGGGCCATGCCGCTCTCGTGTGGCCGTACGACGACATCGCGACCTGTCTCGGCCACGGCACCTATCTCGGCGTTCCCCGGATCGACCGGCAGCAGCCACCCGGCACGTACTGGGTGGTTCCGCCTCGGTACGAAGGCGATCTGTGTGCTCCTCGTGCGATCACGGCGCTGGTACGGGATGGACAGACGCAACTGGCCGAGCGAACCGAACAGGTCGGCGATCTCGCTACCCCTTCCTGTGCGAAAGGGAGTGGACAGATGACTCACATGACGGCACAGGCCCCCTGGGCCCTGCGCCTGGTCACCAACCGGGTCCCTGTCTCCCCAGCCCCTTACTCATCCGTCACCCTGGACCCGGCCACCCAGACCGCCCGCTACACCGACGCCGCCGACCATGTGGTCGAGATGGGCAAGCACGGGACCTCGCGGACGAGCGGTACGGCGTCCGTGTCGGGCGGCGGGGACGGGCAGCAGCCCCAGCCCCAGTCGCAGGACGACACGACGACCGACTACGAGTCGGACTGA
- a CDS encoding HAD family hydrolase, giving the protein MIRAVVFDVGECLVDESREYGTWADWLGIPRHTFHAMFGAVIAQGRDYREVFQEFRPGFDLYAEREKRAAAGQPESFGEGDLYEDVRASLRRLRTEGLWLGIAGNQTVRAGRILRELFSSDVDLIGTSDDWGASKPDLEFFKRVAEAVPFEVGEILYVGDRCDNDIRPADEAGMRTALVRRGPWATIQWESAAARELPTFRIEGLTELDGLIRQFNDSAH; this is encoded by the coding sequence ATGATCCGCGCAGTGGTCTTCGACGTCGGTGAGTGTCTCGTGGACGAGTCCAGGGAGTACGGAACGTGGGCGGACTGGCTTGGGATCCCGCGGCACACCTTCCACGCGATGTTCGGTGCCGTGATCGCTCAGGGCCGCGACTACCGTGAGGTCTTCCAGGAGTTCAGGCCCGGGTTCGACCTCTACGCGGAGCGCGAGAAGAGAGCTGCTGCCGGGCAGCCCGAGAGCTTCGGCGAAGGGGATCTTTACGAAGACGTCCGAGCATCCCTGCGACGGCTGCGGACCGAGGGGCTGTGGCTCGGCATCGCCGGGAACCAGACGGTCCGCGCCGGTCGAATCCTCCGCGAGCTCTTCTCGTCCGATGTCGATCTGATCGGCACCTCCGACGACTGGGGGGCCAGTAAACCCGACCTCGAGTTCTTCAAGCGGGTCGCGGAGGCGGTTCCATTCGAGGTCGGCGAGATCCTGTATGTGGGTGATCGCTGCGACAACGACATCCGGCCGGCCGACGAGGCCGGGATGAGGACCGCGCTCGTCCGTCGTGGGCCTTGGGCCACCATCCAGTGGGAGAGCGCAGCGGCCCGGGAACTGCCGACCTTCCGTATCGAGGGCCTGACCGAACTCGACGGCTTGATCCGTCAGTTCAACGACTCAGCACACTGA
- the tgmC gene encoding ATP-grasp peptide maturase system methyltransferase — translation MTLPRDLDNNAAALRAAMVKTLTDAGAGLHLHPAWLAAAAKVPRHLFVPGFYLPSDESDGTGLTLWEPVTSRLDYGRWLATAYSDATLITQFDGEETDWERPASRRGGAPTSSSTLPSLVLRMWSDADVGEGHTVLEVGTGTGYSTALACERLGSSHVASVEVDAVRLGGAADALYGCGYTPTLARADGMYGYWPEAWFDRIVAACSFRSVPSALLRQTRPGGKVLLPLSGWLYGNARVLLTVAGDGTAEGPLLPGTISFMPARAHAAPAYGNPSDWAAGLHEERSRAARHAPERLTAATEEAFHLRFLAQSAVPDAQMVTVDGVLHLIDVVSGSATTLTPEGGAWSVREGGPLKLWSLIEQVIDGFEAAGRPGPETYTLRVDGEGQRLLHARMPQLRLRLRLPHGYR, via the coding sequence ATGACTCTGCCCAGGGACCTCGACAACAACGCGGCGGCACTGCGGGCGGCCATGGTGAAGACCCTCACCGATGCCGGTGCCGGGCTCCATCTCCACCCGGCCTGGCTCGCCGCTGCGGCGAAGGTGCCCCGCCACCTCTTCGTACCTGGCTTCTACCTCCCCTCCGACGAATCCGACGGCACCGGGCTGACGCTCTGGGAGCCGGTGACGTCACGGCTCGACTACGGGCGTTGGCTCGCCACCGCGTACTCGGACGCCACGCTGATCACGCAGTTCGACGGCGAGGAGACCGACTGGGAGCGGCCGGCCTCCCGGCGCGGAGGAGCGCCGACGTCGTCGTCGACGCTGCCCTCGCTCGTGCTGCGCATGTGGTCGGACGCGGATGTAGGCGAGGGGCACACGGTCCTGGAGGTCGGGACGGGGACCGGGTACTCGACGGCGCTCGCCTGTGAACGGCTGGGCTCGTCCCACGTGGCCAGCGTCGAGGTCGACGCCGTGAGGCTGGGAGGGGCGGCCGACGCCCTGTACGGCTGCGGCTACACGCCGACGCTCGCCCGGGCCGACGGGATGTACGGGTACTGGCCCGAGGCCTGGTTCGACCGGATCGTGGCCGCCTGTTCCTTCCGGTCCGTGCCGTCCGCCCTGCTGCGGCAGACCCGTCCCGGCGGGAAGGTCCTGCTCCCCCTGTCGGGGTGGCTCTACGGCAACGCCCGCGTCCTGCTCACCGTCGCCGGGGACGGGACCGCCGAGGGCCCCCTGCTGCCCGGCACCATCTCCTTCATGCCCGCCCGAGCCCATGCGGCACCGGCGTACGGGAATCCCTCGGACTGGGCCGCTGGGCTGCACGAGGAGCGGTCCCGGGCCGCGCGGCACGCACCGGAGCGGCTCACGGCTGCCACCGAGGAGGCGTTCCATCTGCGGTTCCTCGCCCAGAGTGCCGTACCCGACGCACAGATGGTCACCGTTGACGGGGTGCTCCACCTCATCGACGTGGTCTCCGGGTCCGCCACGACGCTCACTCCCGAGGGTGGTGCATGGAGTGTCCGGGAAGGGGGCCCGCTGAAGTTGTGGAGCCTGATCGAGCAGGTCATCGACGGCTTCGAGGCAGCGGGGCGTCCGGGCCCGGAGACGTACACCCTGCGGGTGGACGGTGAGGGGCAACGGCTGCTGCACGCCCGGATGCCGCAGCTGCGGCTGCGGCTGCGGCTGCCCCACGGGTACCGGTGA